The following proteins are co-located in the Candidatus Accumulibacter cognatus genome:
- a CDS encoding Uma2 family endonuclease yields the protein MGSMSELMDRARHRISVDEYHKMADAGVLSHEERVELIEGEIVDMAPIGSQHAYVVNQLARLFTLAAGEDGLVSTQNPIRLNDRCEPQPDLALLKPGDYMAHLPGPADVLLIVEVASSSVDYDRGVKLDLYARHGIPEVWLLDLTGNELLVCRDPEGGKYLSIAGPSAGECVRPVLLPRIAWRLAERKTWAVPF from the coding sequence ATGGGCTCCATGAGCGAACTGATGGACCGAGCACGACACCGCATCAGCGTCGACGAATATCACAAGATGGCCGACGCGGGTGTACTCAGCCACGAAGAGAGGGTGGAACTGATCGAGGGAGAGATCGTCGACATGGCCCCCATCGGTAGCCAACACGCCTACGTCGTCAACCAATTGGCACGCCTGTTCACGCTCGCTGCCGGCGAAGACGGTTTGGTCAGCACGCAAAACCCGATCCGCCTCAACGATCGCTGCGAACCGCAGCCCGATCTGGCCCTGCTCAAGCCCGGAGACTATATGGCGCACCTCCCCGGCCCAGCGGATGTCCTGTTGATCGTCGAGGTTGCCAGTTCATCTGTCGACTACGATCGCGGCGTGAAACTTGATCTGTACGCGCGCCACGGCATCCCGGAAGTCTGGCTACTCGATCTGACGGGCAATGAATTGCTTGTTTGCCGCGATCCGGAGGGTGGAAAGTATCTATCGATCGCCGGACCGTCGGCGGGAGAGTGTGTCAGGCCGGTGCTGCTGCCCAGGATTGCATGGAGGCTGGCAGAGAGGAAAACGTGGGCTGTCCCCTTTTAA
- a CDS encoding IS66 family transposase, with product MDELPDLSRLSVAEKDQLIRDLWSWVRRLTVQVTTLQAKGDELAARLAQNSRNSSKPPSSDGLAKPQPKSLRKGGERPSGGQEGHGGHTLKKVAVADHIETHLPPSHCADCGAVLAEPTVVESRQVFDLPRLGFEVTEHQVLASRCACGRISRGTFPADVVAPVQYGPAALAAVVHLTHQHMMPVQRTAALMGDFFGLPMAQGTVLAASEEAAVRLAPTVALMGEAIQTAEVAHADETGMRVAGQLHWMHALVTAMLTWVGCHEKRGKLAFDALGILPGFLGTLIHDGWKPYRDLRCKHGLCNVHHLRELTYLFEELQQAWAGRLIELLVAACHEVNQAGGSLPVERVALLRNRYTEILSEGEVLNPPVQKSGKRGRTRQSKATNLLWRLRTYAEDVWRFASDPNVPFSNNLAEQAVRMPKVKQKISGGFRTRNGADTFCTIRSYLATLHKQGSNLFHALTLTFQGQPPQPRLA from the coding sequence ATGGATGAGCTTCCCGACCTGAGCAGACTGAGCGTTGCCGAGAAAGATCAACTGATCCGCGATCTGTGGTCGTGGGTGCGGAGGCTGACGGTTCAAGTCACCACGCTGCAAGCGAAGGGAGATGAACTGGCAGCGCGCCTTGCGCAAAACAGCCGCAATTCGAGCAAGCCCCCGTCCTCGGATGGGCTTGCCAAGCCCCAACCCAAGTCGCTGCGCAAGGGAGGAGAGCGCCCGAGTGGCGGACAGGAGGGGCATGGTGGGCACACGCTGAAGAAAGTGGCGGTTGCAGATCACATTGAAACCCATCTGCCCCCATCGCATTGCGCTGACTGCGGTGCGGTCCTGGCTGAACCGACAGTGGTTGAAAGCCGTCAGGTGTTCGATCTTCCCCGGCTGGGTTTCGAGGTGACTGAGCACCAGGTGCTTGCCAGCCGATGCGCCTGCGGCAGGATTTCCCGTGGCACGTTTCCGGCTGACGTGGTGGCGCCTGTGCAATACGGGCCGGCGGCCCTGGCCGCGGTGGTTCATTTGACACACCAGCACATGATGCCGGTACAACGCACGGCGGCGTTGATGGGAGACTTCTTCGGCCTGCCGATGGCGCAGGGCACGGTGCTGGCGGCCAGCGAAGAGGCGGCTGTTCGCCTGGCGCCGACCGTGGCCTTGATGGGTGAAGCCATCCAAACGGCCGAGGTCGCTCATGCGGACGAAACCGGGATGCGGGTGGCCGGCCAGCTGCACTGGATGCACGCGCTGGTGACGGCGATGCTCACCTGGGTCGGCTGTCACGAGAAACGGGGCAAACTGGCCTTCGATGCGCTGGGGATTCTCCCCGGCTTTCTGGGCACACTGATCCACGACGGCTGGAAACCTTACCGCGATCTGCGGTGCAAGCACGGGCTGTGCAATGTCCATCACCTGCGGGAATTGACCTACCTTTTCGAGGAACTCCAGCAGGCTTGGGCAGGCCGCCTGATCGAACTTCTGGTGGCCGCCTGCCATGAGGTGAACCAGGCGGGCGGTTCGTTACCCGTCGAACGCGTTGCGCTGTTGCGTAACCGATATACCGAAATTCTCAGCGAAGGCGAGGTCCTCAATCCGCCGGTGCAAAAATCGGGGAAGCGCGGACGAACACGACAGAGCAAGGCGACCAACCTCCTCTGGCGCTTGCGCACCTATGCCGAGGATGTCTGGCGCTTCGCTTCTGATCCCAACGTCCCGTTCTCCAACAACCTCGCCGAGCAAGCGGTTCGCATGCCAAAGGTCAAACAGAAGATATCCGGCGGCTTCCGGACCAGAAACGGCGCCGATACCTTTTGCACGATCCGTTCCTATCTTGCCACCCTGCACAAGCAAGGGAGCAATCTCTTTCACGCCCTCACGCTGACTTTCCAGGGCCAGCCTCCTCAGCCTCGTTTGGCTTGA
- a CDS encoding AbrB/MazE/SpoVT family DNA-binding domain-containing protein, with product MRITSKGQVTIPVEIRKQAGLMPNTEVEFEFKDGVVRLMPKGGTRGQQLVERLRGAFKGCGMTTDEIMRETRGED from the coding sequence ATGCGCATCACCAGCAAAGGTCAGGTGACCATTCCCGTTGAAATTCGCAAACAGGCCGGTCTGATGCCGAATACGGAGGTGGAGTTTGAATTCAAGGACGGTGTTGTCCGGCTCATGCCCAAGGGAGGAACACGCGGCCAGCAACTCGTCGAGCGCCTGCGTGGCGCTTTCAAGGGCTGCGGCATGACCACCGATGAAATCATGCGCGAAACCCGGGGTGAGGACTGA
- a CDS encoding transposase codes for MGELDFERKELVKAVDGALQEIEQTALEMRVATLGGRFHVRWDEGGSATALGQLPFFAEFLEVSGLFARWLGGCPMAYSSPNAPEAVDVLGTWMLSILDGQRRYAHVSGLRGDEVAPQILGMNKIISDESLRRALAHLAPNQAKPYSAEERAARAAQLAKSTAWMDTALSESSREALRKPWILDVDTTIKLLYGHQAGAEVGYNPTKPGRPSHTLHTYWIGNLRLVLDVEVQGGKAIAGKYSQPRLRLLLERLAVEERPVLVRGDIAFGNEGMMAAMEEIGQRYLFKLKQTAGVKRLIERLWRRSDWQGVGQGFDAVEAELQLAGWTRARRVVVLRRRVKSSLVAEASNESTQPELQFLDHSERAKLWEYAVLVTNADYSTEAMGQLYRDRADCENGFDELKNQWGWGGYTTQDLERCNLSARAVALIYNWWSWYVRLAHPKTRLEAITSRPMLLAGVGRLTEHAGQSRLLLTLSHAAGDQIKAMIVNVRKGLDHVLASAPQLPKAGRWPALVRYIADKIINARPKASPPTPVAPPSLTLAAG; via the coding sequence ATGGGTGAGTTGGATTTCGAGCGAAAAGAGCTGGTCAAGGCGGTGGATGGTGCCTTGCAAGAGATCGAGCAGACGGCGCTGGAGATGCGTGTGGCGACGCTTGGTGGGCGATTCCACGTTCGCTGGGACGAAGGGGGAAGTGCCACGGCCCTGGGGCAATTGCCGTTCTTTGCCGAATTCCTCGAAGTCTCGGGCCTATTCGCCCGTTGGCTGGGGGGGTGTCCGATGGCATACAGCAGCCCCAACGCACCCGAGGCGGTCGACGTTCTCGGCACGTGGATGTTGTCGATACTGGATGGTCAGCGGCGCTATGCGCATGTGAGCGGGCTACGCGGCGACGAGGTCGCGCCGCAGATTCTCGGCATGAACAAGATCATCAGCGATGAAAGTCTGCGCCGCGCCCTGGCGCATCTGGCGCCGAACCAAGCCAAGCCGTACAGCGCCGAAGAGCGTGCTGCCCGGGCGGCGCAGCTGGCAAAGAGTACGGCATGGATGGACACGGCGCTTTCGGAGAGCAGCCGCGAAGCGCTCCGTAAGCCCTGGATTCTCGACGTCGATACCACCATCAAATTGCTCTACGGCCACCAGGCGGGCGCCGAGGTCGGATACAACCCCACGAAACCGGGACGCCCCAGTCATACCCTGCACACCTACTGGATCGGCAATCTGCGTCTGGTGCTTGATGTGGAAGTGCAAGGCGGCAAAGCCATTGCCGGGAAATATAGCCAGCCCCGGCTACGCCTGCTGCTCGAACGGCTCGCTGTTGAGGAACGTCCCGTCCTGGTGCGCGGCGACATCGCCTTCGGCAATGAAGGCATGATGGCCGCGATGGAAGAGATCGGGCAGCGCTATCTCTTCAAGCTCAAGCAAACGGCTGGGGTCAAGCGCCTGATCGAGCGGCTCTGGCGGCGCAGCGACTGGCAGGGTGTCGGCCAGGGTTTTGACGCGGTGGAAGCCGAACTCCAATTGGCGGGCTGGACTCGCGCGCGGCGGGTTGTGGTGCTACGGCGACGCGTCAAGTCCAGCCTGGTCGCCGAAGCGAGCAACGAGAGCACCCAGCCCGAGTTGCAGTTCCTCGACCATTCGGAGAGGGCCAAACTTTGGGAATACGCCGTCCTGGTCACGAACGCGGACTACTCGACAGAAGCCATGGGCCAACTCTACCGGGATCGGGCCGATTGTGAAAATGGCTTCGACGAACTGAAGAATCAATGGGGCTGGGGCGGCTACACCACGCAGGACCTGGAGCGCTGCAACCTCTCGGCGCGAGCGGTGGCGCTGATCTACAACTGGTGGAGTTGGTATGTTCGCCTGGCGCATCCGAAGACACGCCTGGAAGCGATCACCAGTCGCCCGATGTTGCTCGCCGGGGTGGGCCGCCTGACCGAGCACGCCGGCCAGTCCCGCTTGCTGCTCACGCTCTCCCATGCGGCGGGGGACCAAATCAAGGCGATGATCGTCAATGTCCGCAAGGGTCTTGACCATGTTCTGGCAAGTGCGCCTCAGTTGCCGAAAGCTGGCCGCTGGCCGGCGCTTGTCCGCTACATCGCCGACAAAATCATCAACGCTAGACCGAAAGCATCTCCTCCTACGCCGGTGGCTCCCCCAAGTCTCACACTTGCAGCGGGTTAA
- a CDS encoding transposase yields the protein MARPLRLEFSGGVYHVTSRGDRREAVFLNDADRIDWLDVLGVVCARFNWVVHAFCQMTNHYHLLLETPDGNLSLGMRHLNGLYTQRFNRRHGLVGHLFQGRYQAILVQKEVYLLELTRYVVLNPLRARMVDSLDDWPWSSFPFVVGREAPPPWLDVDWLLRQFAPERDGARRAYVGFLLAGRGLPSPVLEARQQWVLGDRAFVERHCQKGIPEPLREVSKAHPKFLC from the coding sequence ATGGCTAGACCGCTCAGGCTCGAATTCTCTGGGGGCGTTTATCATGTCACGTCGCGCGGGGATCGAAGGGAAGCGGTTTTCCTGAACGATGCGGACCGCATCGACTGGCTGGATGTGCTGGGCGTTGTTTGCGCTCGCTTCAACTGGGTCGTGCACGCCTTCTGTCAGATGACCAATCACTATCACCTGCTGCTGGAGACGCCGGATGGCAATTTGTCGCTCGGGATGCGGCATTTGAACGGCCTCTACACGCAGCGCTTCAACCGCCGCCACGGCCTGGTTGGGCACCTCTTTCAGGGGCGCTACCAGGCGATCCTGGTGCAGAAGGAAGTCTACCTGCTGGAGCTGACTCGTTATGTGGTCCTGAATCCGCTGCGCGCCCGGATGGTCGATTCGCTCGATGATTGGCCCTGGAGCAGCTTTCCGTTCGTTGTCGGCCGGGAAGCTCCGCCACCATGGCTGGATGTGGACTGGCTGCTACGGCAGTTTGCCCCGGAGCGCGACGGAGCTCGCCGCGCTTATGTGGGGTTTCTGCTGGCTGGCAGAGGTTTGCCGAGTCCCGTTCTGGAAGCCCGCCAGCAGTGGGTGCTGGGCGATCGCGCTTTCGTGGAACGGCATTGCCAGAAAGGCATTCCGGAGCCATTGCGCGAGGTCTCGAAGGCTCATCCTAAATTCCTCTGTTAA